One Ranitomeya variabilis isolate aRanVar5 chromosome 5, aRanVar5.hap1, whole genome shotgun sequence DNA window includes the following coding sequences:
- the SEMA4C gene encoding semaphorin-4C, with product MIPRWLCILALLISIEVKAWNQMPRKTVRYSGFSENRQSWRGGISHYLTLTLDESRGALYVGAREIIFSLDIDNIGKELRPPIIWEAPGERKLECVNKGKSNQTECFNYIRILQKYNETHLLTCGTYAFQPKCAYIELSTFTLDSVNLEDGRGKCPYDPSTGHTGLVVDGILYSATLFNFLGTEPVIQRSMGQHNSIKTEYLATWLNEAKFVGSAHMPESVDNKMGDDDKIYFFFTERALEYDCYSEQVVSRVARVCKGDLGGARTLQRKWTSFLKARLVCSIPELQLHFNLLQSVFTLRTDQWRSTQFYAVFQARWGDVSVSAVCQYAIQDIQKVFDGPYKEYREQAQKWGRYSDTVPSPRPGSCITNFHRHHGMNSSMDLPDNTLNFAKKHPLMDEPVQSVQGRPLLVRKGVNFTTLAVHRTTGLSGELYDVLFIGTGNGWLNKAVRLGSSVHLIEEIQMFDKPYPVHSLVLSTRKTFLFAGSPSGLIRLPMADCSKYRSCADCILARDPFCAWNLSSSRCVESDIQNGDALLQDIESFDTSMCEVQYMKLSKPSSRNLTVAIGTNVVLPCELTSNLAQPIWKFNGQDLRQDDNDSVLYDITLQALVILGVNVHHSGTYSCFSVEQGAQFASKHYQLNVVASPSLTLESSAPMDGLGLVWMMVIALGAVCLALFLAVVYLRRRLQDEMEKGSKTLENTLVYPIQLPSQPKIAKCLPSADSDEKLWDPSSYYYSDGSLKIVPGHALCQNSTGSSSPSGNGIPGQPLPSPPLHSPNHMLLSGVRGSSSNGYIRLTLGGGINEERPPLGDLNEELRWKLKQRQTLPDSNPEESSV from the exons ATGATTCCACGGTGGTTGTGTATTTTGGCCCTTTTAATAAGCATCGAAGTCAAAGCATGGAATCAGATGCCACGCAAAACGGTGCGGTATTCAG GTTTCTCTGAAAACCGCCAGTCCTGGCGTGGTGGCATCTCCCACTACCTAACTCTGACGCTGGATGAAAGTCGGGGGGCGCTCTATGTAGGTGCGCGGGAAATCATATTTTCCTTGGACATTGACAACATTGGAAAGGAGCTGAGACCACCG ATTATATGGGAAGCCCCCGGGGAAAGGAAGCTGGAGTGTGTCAATAAGGGAAAGAGCAATCAG ACGGAGTGTTTCAATTACATCCGTATCCTTCAGAAGTATAACGAAACCCATCTTCTTACCTGTGGGACCTATGCCTTCCAGCCTAAGTGTGCTTATATA gagctgtcaaCGTTCACCCTGGATAGTGTCAACTTGGAGGATGGAAGGGGAAAATGTCCATATGATCCATCCACGGGCCACACGGGGCTTGTCGTCG ATGGGATTTTGTACTCTGCTACATTATTCAACTTCCTGGGTACAGAGCCGGTGATTCAGCGGAGCATGGGGCAGCATAACAGTATAAAGACAGAATACCTGGCCACGTGGCTGAACG AGGCCAAGTTTGTGGGCTCCGCTCACATGCCGGAGAGCGTGGATAATAAGATGGGCGACGATGACAAGATCTACTTCTTCTTCACTGAACGAGCCCTGGAATATGACTGCTATAGTGAGCAGGTGGTGTCCCGGGTGGCCCGCGTCTGTAAG GGAGACTTAGGAGGGGCTCGAACGCTACAAAGGAAGTGGACCAGTTTCTTGAAGGCCCGGCTAGTGTGCTCCATTCCAGAGCTTCAGCTTCACTTTAACCTTTTACAGTCTGTGTTTACCCTGCGGACGGATCAGTGGCGATCTACGCAGTTCTATGCCGTCTTTCAGGCACGCTG ggGTGATGTTTCGGTTTCTGCGGTTTGCCAGTACGCCATCCAGGACATTCAGAAGGTTTTTGATGGCCCTTACAAGGAATACCGGGAGCAAGCCCAGAAATGGGGTCGCTACTCTGACACGGTGCCCAGTCCGCGACCTGGATCT TGTATCACAAATTTCCACCGGCATCACGGAATGAACAGCTCGATGGACCTCCCCGATAACACCCTCAACTTTGCCAAGAAGCACCCCCTGATGGACGAGCCCGTTCAGTCTGTCCAAGGCCGCCCTCTGCTGGTCAGGAAGGGAGTGAATTTCACAACTCTTGCCGTGCACAGGACCACAGGGCTTAGTGGGGAGTTGTACGACGTGCTCTTCATTGGAACAG GAAATGGATGGCTGAACAAAGCTGTACGTTTGGGATCTAGTGTCCATTTAATTGAGGAAATCCAAATGTTTGACAAGCCATATCCAGTCCACAGCTTGGTCCTGTCTACTCGGAAA ACGTTTCTCTTCGCTGGCTCTCCCTCTGGGCTGATACGGCTTCCCATGGCGGACTGCAGTAAATATCGCTCCTGTGCTGATTGCATCCTTGCCCGGGATCCCTTCTGTGCCTGGAATCTGAGCTCCAGCCGATGCGTTGAGTCTGATATACAAAATGG GGATGCTCTGCTCCAGGACATTGAGAGCTTCGATACATCCATGTGTGAAGTTCAGTACATGAAATTAT CCAAACCTTCGTCAAGAAATCTCACTGTGGCCATTGGGACAAATGTGGTTCTCCCTTGTGAGCTGACCTCCAACCTGGCCCAACCCATATGGAAGTTCAATGGTCAGGATTTAAGGCAGGACGATAATGACTCTGTGCTTTACGACATCACACTCCAGGCTCTGGTTATCCTCGGAGTTAATGTTCACCATTCTGGGACTTATAGTTGCTTTTCGGTTGAACAGGGGGCACAATTTGCTTCTAAACATTACCAGTTAAATGTGGTGGCCTCCCCGTCTCTGACTCTGGAGTCTTCTGCTCCTATGGATGGTTTGGGTTTGGTCTGGATGATGGTTATCGCTCTTGGGGCTGTTTGCTTGGCCCTTTTTCTGGCGGTAGTCTACCTGCGGAGAAGGTTACAAGATGAGATGGAGAAAGGTTCCAAAACTCTGGAGAACACGCTTGTGTATCCCATCCAGTTACCATCACAACCCAAAATTGCAAAGTGCCTGCCCAGTGCAGACTCTGATGAGAAACTCTGGGATCCTTCCTCCTATTACTATTCTGATGGATCACTAAAGATTGTCCCAGGCCACGCGTTGTGCCAGAACAGCACGGGTTCCTCCTCTCCATCTGGCAATGGCATTCCTGGTCAACCACTTCCTTCACCACCTCTTCATTCACCTAACCATATGCTGCTGTCCGGCGTCCGGGGCTCCAGCAGTAATGGCTACATACGGCTAACACTAGGTGGGGGAATAAATGAAGAGCGCCCACCACTTGGGGACCTAAATGAAGAACTAAGGTGGAAACTGAAGCAGAGGCAGACCTTGCCGGACTCCAATCCAGAGGAATCGTCTGTCTGA